A genomic segment from Thermostichus lividus PCC 6715 encodes:
- a CDS encoding single-stranded DNA-binding protein produces MNSCVLFAEVIEAPELRYTQDNQMAVATMVVQFQGIRSEEPPMSLRAVGWGGLGQKMHAECHVGDRLILEGRLKMDTIDRAEGFKEKRAELVVSRFYAVEGNVVDHVAHPSSVQSAPKVPVAPPPPEDLNLDEVPF; encoded by the coding sequence ATGAACAGTTGTGTACTCTTTGCCGAGGTCATTGAGGCTCCGGAACTGCGTTATACCCAAGACAACCAGATGGCGGTGGCAACCATGGTGGTGCAGTTTCAGGGCATTCGTAGTGAGGAGCCACCGATGAGTTTGCGGGCAGTGGGCTGGGGTGGCCTTGGCCAAAAAATGCACGCTGAGTGCCATGTGGGCGATCGCCTGATCCTTGAGGGTCGCCTCAAGATGGATACCATTGACCGTGCCGAAGGCTTTAAGGAAAAGCGAGCGGAATTGGTTGTCAGCCGATTTTATGCGGTGGAGGGCAATGTGGTTGATCATGTGGCTCACCCCAGTAGTGTTCAGAGTGCCCCTAAGGTGCCCGTCGCACCACCGCCGCCAGAGGATTTGAATCTCGACGAAGTGCCGTTCTAG
- a CDS encoding Npun_F0494 family protein produces the protein MLLQRKDTVPIPYSVHVRQRGDRALRCSPFLPQLFRAMQQGSVALLEIAAHKGVEAGFTRSPLPALVVEAELDWLIQVGLLRREVDGQGLTDRYRLTPLGQSLLEELATQDWSASWGDRLQNLWNRWFHP, from the coding sequence GTGCTCCTGCAACGTAAAGACACTGTGCCCATTCCCTATTCCGTCCATGTCCGCCAACGGGGCGATCGCGCCCTGCGGTGTAGTCCATTTTTACCCCAACTCTTCCGTGCGATGCAGCAAGGAAGTGTTGCGCTTTTAGAAATTGCTGCCCACAAGGGGGTGGAAGCGGGCTTTACGCGATCGCCGCTGCCAGCCTTAGTAGTCGAAGCGGAACTGGATTGGTTGATCCAAGTTGGCCTACTGCGCCGTGAAGTCGATGGCCAAGGGTTGACCGATCGCTATCGCCTTACCCCCTTGGGGCAATCCCTCCTAGAGGAGCTGGCGACTCAAGACTGGTCAGCCTCCTGGGGCGATCGCCTGCAAAACCTATGGAACCGTTGGTTTCATCCCTAG